A single window of Jiangella alkaliphila DNA harbors:
- a CDS encoding CYTH and CHAD domain-containing protein encodes MSRAEQAARPHSAREVEQKFRVHGLFRIPDLSTLAGVSAVDDLGVVELESAYYDTEDLRLAREGITLRRRTGDDEGWHLKLPAGAVGTRDELRLPLDDRDAPPAALAVLVRVITRTQPLRLVSTLRTTRARQLIRSDGKDAGELVDDTVHVVGSDGAVAARFRELELEERDGGPLIGTVATALTEAGAVGGEFVAKVVRALGPNAAAPPEVPELPVPKPKDPAHDTLVAYLSLHVRALRAADVAFRREPADPEAVHQLRVAARRLRSGLRTFRPLLDRPWAEELRAELAWFARALGELREGDVLRERLDRHCADLPPDLPAAEVKQLLADVLGGTVADARTRVGELLDDDRYLALHDRLVRAVARPRTAPDAERPARDVLPALVEKAWAKLDGAADDLTDDAPDDEWHAARLAAKRTRYAAEAVAPVLGGDAKAFAKQVEKVTEILGEHQDAAMAAAKARELANAEPASTDVAFALGVLASNERAYVHAARAAFADTWPHVRRAKWRRWMET; translated from the coding sequence GTGAGCCGTGCGGAGCAGGCCGCCCGACCACACAGCGCCCGTGAGGTCGAGCAGAAGTTCCGCGTGCACGGACTGTTCCGCATCCCCGACCTCTCCACACTCGCGGGGGTGTCCGCCGTCGACGACCTGGGCGTCGTCGAGCTCGAGTCGGCCTACTACGACACCGAGGACCTCCGGCTGGCCCGCGAGGGCATCACGCTGCGCCGGCGCACCGGCGACGATGAGGGCTGGCATTTGAAGCTCCCGGCCGGCGCCGTCGGCACCCGCGACGAGCTGCGGCTGCCGCTGGACGACCGCGACGCGCCGCCGGCGGCGCTGGCGGTGCTGGTCCGGGTGATCACGCGGACGCAGCCGCTGCGGCTGGTCTCGACGCTGCGCACCACCCGGGCCCGGCAGCTGATCCGGTCCGACGGCAAGGACGCCGGCGAGCTGGTCGACGACACCGTGCACGTCGTCGGCTCCGACGGCGCCGTGGCCGCCCGGTTTCGCGAACTGGAGCTCGAGGAGCGCGACGGCGGCCCGCTGATCGGCACGGTGGCCACGGCGCTGACCGAGGCCGGCGCGGTCGGCGGTGAGTTCGTCGCCAAGGTGGTCCGCGCGCTCGGGCCCAACGCCGCGGCCCCGCCGGAGGTGCCGGAGCTGCCGGTGCCCAAGCCGAAGGACCCGGCCCACGACACGCTGGTCGCCTACCTGTCGCTGCATGTGCGGGCGCTGCGGGCGGCCGACGTCGCGTTCCGCCGCGAGCCGGCCGACCCCGAGGCCGTCCACCAGCTGCGGGTGGCGGCGCGCCGGCTGCGCAGCGGGCTGCGCACGTTCCGGCCGCTGCTGGACCGGCCCTGGGCCGAGGAGCTGCGCGCCGAGCTGGCCTGGTTCGCCCGCGCGCTCGGCGAGCTGCGCGAGGGCGACGTGCTGCGCGAGCGGCTGGACCGCCACTGCGCCGACCTGCCGCCGGACCTGCCGGCCGCCGAGGTGAAGCAGCTGCTCGCCGACGTGCTGGGCGGCACGGTCGCCGACGCCCGGACCCGGGTCGGCGAGCTGCTCGACGACGACCGCTACCTCGCCCTGCACGACCGCCTGGTCCGCGCCGTCGCCAGGCCGAGGACCGCCCCCGACGCCGAGCGGCCGGCCCGCGACGTCCTGCCCGCGCTGGTCGAGAAGGCCTGGGCGAAGCTCGACGGCGCCGCCGACGACCTCACCGACGACGCGCCCGACGACGAGTGGCACGCCGCCCGCCTGGCCGCGAAGCGCACCCGCTACGCCGCCGAGGCGGTCGCCCCGGTGCTCGGCGGCGACGCGAAGGCGTTCGCCAAGCAGGTCGAGAAGGTCACCGAGATCCTGGGCGAGCACCAGGACGCCGCCATGGCCGCCGCGAAGGCCCGCGAGCTGGCCAACGCCGAGCCGGCCTCCACCGACGTCGCGTTCGCGCTCGGTGTGCTGGCCTCCAACGAGCGCGCGTACGTGCACGCGGCGCGGGCCGCGTTCGCCGATACCTGGCCGCATGTGCGACGGGCGAAGTGGCGCCGATGGATGGAGACGTGA
- a CDS encoding RNA degradosome polyphosphate kinase, which produces MAEPTKPEERYLDRELSWLAFNTRVLELAEDPDVPLLERARFLAIFSSNLDEFYMIRVAGLKRRIAAGVAFPSVSGMMPREVLERTLERTRELMAQQTQCFRSDVLPGLVKEGIDIARWDDLDDAEHGRLRRLFSERIFPVLTPLAVDPAHPFPYISGLSLNLAVVVRNPRNGTEHFARVKVPPNFPRFLPVAEQRFVPLEDVIAAHLSQLFPGMDVLQHHMFRVTRNEDVEVEEDDAENLLTAMERELMRRRFGPAVRLEVEETVDPHVLDLLQRELGVSNGETFSLPGPLDLTGLTAIADLDRAELRYRPFLPATHRDLRDVESASPADMFAAISKADVLVHHPYDSFSTSVQRFVEQAAADPRVLAIKQTLYRTSGDSPIVDALIDAAEAGKQVLAVVEIKARFDEQANISWARKLEQSGVHVVYGLVGLKTHCKLCLVVRDESGGIRRYSHIGTGNYHPRTARIYEDMGLLTADPDVAEDLNHLFNTLSGYSLESDYRRLLVAPHSLRTGIIERIQSEIEHHRAGRPARIRFKMNSIVDEAIIDALYEASGAGVPIDIWVRGICSIRAGVPGLSENVRVRSILGRFLEHSRIYSFENGGDAQHWIGSGDLMHRNLDRRVEALVLLRRPEHRQEVEGLYDLAFDPGTASWHLRPDGTWDRVYTGPDGEPLTDMQQVLIERKQRRRSTT; this is translated from the coding sequence ATGGCGGAGCCGACGAAGCCGGAAGAGCGCTACCTCGACCGCGAGTTGTCGTGGCTCGCCTTCAACACCCGGGTGCTCGAGCTGGCCGAGGATCCCGATGTGCCGCTGCTGGAACGGGCCCGGTTCCTGGCGATCTTCTCCAGCAACCTCGACGAGTTCTACATGATCCGCGTCGCCGGGCTGAAGCGGCGCATCGCGGCCGGCGTCGCATTCCCGTCCGTCAGCGGCATGATGCCCCGCGAGGTGCTGGAGCGCACGCTCGAGCGCACCCGCGAGCTGATGGCCCAGCAGACCCAGTGCTTCCGCAGCGACGTCCTGCCCGGGCTGGTCAAAGAGGGCATCGACATCGCCCGCTGGGACGACCTCGACGACGCCGAGCACGGCCGGCTGCGGCGGCTGTTCAGCGAGCGGATCTTCCCGGTGCTGACGCCGCTGGCGGTCGACCCCGCGCACCCGTTCCCGTACATCTCCGGGCTGTCGCTGAACCTCGCCGTCGTGGTACGTAACCCGCGCAACGGCACCGAGCACTTCGCCCGGGTCAAGGTGCCGCCGAACTTCCCGCGCTTCCTGCCGGTCGCCGAACAGCGGTTCGTGCCGCTCGAGGACGTCATCGCCGCGCACCTGTCGCAGCTGTTCCCTGGCATGGACGTCCTGCAGCACCACATGTTCCGGGTCACCCGCAACGAGGACGTCGAGGTCGAGGAGGACGACGCCGAGAACCTGCTGACCGCCATGGAGCGCGAGCTCATGCGGCGGCGGTTCGGCCCGGCGGTCCGGCTCGAGGTCGAGGAGACCGTCGACCCGCACGTGCTCGACCTGCTGCAGCGCGAGCTCGGCGTCAGCAACGGCGAGACGTTCTCGCTGCCCGGCCCGCTCGACCTCACCGGCCTCACCGCCATCGCCGACCTCGATCGCGCCGAGCTGCGCTACCGGCCGTTCCTGCCGGCCACCCACCGCGATCTCCGCGACGTCGAGTCCGCCTCGCCGGCGGACATGTTCGCCGCCATCTCCAAGGCCGACGTGCTGGTGCACCACCCGTACGACTCCTTCTCGACCAGCGTGCAGCGCTTCGTCGAGCAGGCCGCGGCCGACCCGCGGGTGCTGGCCATCAAGCAGACGCTGTACCGCACCAGCGGCGACTCCCCCATCGTCGACGCGCTCATCGACGCCGCCGAGGCGGGCAAGCAGGTACTCGCCGTCGTCGAGATCAAGGCCCGGTTCGACGAGCAGGCCAACATCTCCTGGGCGCGCAAGCTGGAGCAGTCGGGCGTGCACGTCGTCTACGGCCTGGTCGGGCTGAAGACGCACTGCAAGCTGTGCCTGGTGGTGCGCGACGAGTCCGGCGGCATCCGGCGCTACAGCCACATCGGCACCGGCAACTACCACCCGCGCACGGCCCGCATCTACGAGGACATGGGGCTGCTCACCGCCGACCCCGACGTCGCCGAGGACCTCAACCACCTGTTCAACACGCTGTCGGGCTACTCGCTGGAGTCCGACTACCGGCGGCTGCTGGTGGCGCCGCACTCGCTGCGCACCGGCATCATCGAGCGCATCCAGAGCGAGATCGAGCACCACCGCGCGGGCCGCCCCGCCCGCATCCGGTTCAAGATGAACAGCATCGTCGACGAGGCGATCATCGACGCGCTGTACGAGGCGTCCGGCGCCGGCGTGCCGATCGACATCTGGGTGCGCGGCATCTGCAGCATCCGGGCCGGCGTGCCGGGGCTGTCCGAGAACGTCCGCGTGCGCAGCATCCTCGGCCGGTTCCTCGAGCACTCGCGCATCTACTCGTTCGAGAACGGCGGCGACGCGCAGCACTGGATCGGCTCCGGCGACCTCATGCACCGCAACCTCGACCGCCGGGTCGAGGCGCTGGTGCTGCTGCGCCGGCCGGAGCACCGGCAGGAGGTCGAGGGCCTGTACGACCTCGCCTTCGACCCCGGCACCGCGTCCTGGCACCTGCGCCCCGACGGCACGTGGGACCGCGTGTACACGGGGCCCGACGGCGAACCGCTGACCGACATGCAACAGGTGCTCATCGAACGCAAGCAGCGCCGGAGGTCCACCACGTGA
- a CDS encoding response regulator: protein MRVVIAEDDTLLREGLVLLLGTEGIEVAAAVDNADDFLAAVSAERPDAAVVDVRLPPGFTDEGIAAAAAARRERPGLPVLVLSAYVEDSYATELLAGGADGVGYLLKERVGKVEQFLDALHRVVAGGTVMDPEVVSQLMVRRRSDDPVRTLTPREREVLALMAEGLANPDIADRLVVTETAVSKHIRNIFAKLGLAQGDTGHRRVLAVLAYLRS from the coding sequence GTGCGCGTCGTGATCGCCGAGGACGACACCCTGCTCCGCGAGGGTCTGGTGCTGCTGCTGGGCACCGAGGGCATCGAGGTGGCTGCCGCCGTCGACAACGCCGACGACTTCCTCGCCGCCGTGAGCGCCGAGCGGCCCGACGCCGCCGTCGTCGACGTCCGCCTGCCGCCCGGCTTCACCGACGAGGGCATCGCCGCGGCCGCGGCCGCCCGGCGCGAACGGCCCGGCCTGCCCGTCCTCGTGCTGTCCGCGTACGTCGAGGACAGCTACGCCACCGAGCTGCTGGCCGGCGGCGCCGACGGCGTCGGCTACCTGCTCAAGGAGCGCGTCGGCAAGGTCGAGCAGTTCCTCGACGCGCTGCACCGGGTGGTCGCCGGCGGCACCGTCATGGACCCCGAAGTGGTGTCGCAGCTCATGGTCCGGCGCCGCTCCGACGACCCCGTCCGCACCCTCACCCCGCGCGAGCGCGAGGTACTGGCGCTGATGGCCGAGGGCCTGGCCAACCCCGACATCGCCGACCGGCTCGTCGTCACCGAGACCGCGGTCAGCAAGCACATCCGCAACATCTTCGCCAAGCTCGGCCTGGCCCAGGGCGACACCGGCCACCGCCGCGTCCTCGCCGTGCTCGCCTACCTGCGGTCCTGA
- a CDS encoding ABC transporter permease encodes MVSGPAQCGSATGSLRDIARKTIKGRKAGFVGAFLAVLLASVLVTALGVLVESGVRGGLPPQRYAGADVVVSGVQALPVVEDTDFALSERVRLPGDVVGAVADVPGVESAAGDIGVPVSVVADGAVADSSRPVAGHGWSAAALTPFTVAEGGAAPGRSDEVALEQDLAADLGLGAGDHVELAVGGVAADYTVTGLVSRADGDDARELAVFLTDERAGELAGAPDRWDAVGVVAADGESASALADRIAEAVPDLRTYTGDARGHVEFFDIGQARGELTVLAASLAGTTVLIAMFVVAGTLALSIQQRRREFALLRAVGATRKQVRRLVGAEVMLISTTAAVLGAVPGYLAAVALGRAFAGSGLLPADFQLAMSPVPGLAAVVLCLVTARLAGWVAARRPARLNPVEALGESAVEEPRLGAGRVISGVLLILLGFASSGIPLLVPGMVGVAGAVMGALLLAVGVALLGPRVLGAAAGLLGGPVRRLSPVHGYLATANMRANSRRLAAAVTPIVLAVAFVSVQVFSQSTLAAAAGRQAVDGVVADHVVTGQDGGVGAAVTDELRSELGDDATVTPVVHSEIVVRYDELGEPTQEAYAAQGLDPRGLERTLDLEVREGDLGELRDGTVALSRTGSATFGASVGETVDLVLGDGTEISPTVVAIYGRGLGFGDVTLPHDQLAAHTTTGQDSWVLIGGGDADTVAQVAAEHPGLVAGTGADLSAAGSAERATESSTTLVAILALLAYLAVSVVNTLVMATAERTREFALLRLAGAGRRHVLAMMRVEAAVIVVVSVAVGLLVALPPLVGVSIGLTESPLPSISPAGFAGIVLGTALLGFLAIGVPARAAMRLRPVDAIGLRE; translated from the coding sequence GTGGTGAGCGGGCCCGCGCAGTGCGGCAGCGCGACGGGAAGTCTGCGCGACATCGCCCGCAAGACCATCAAGGGGCGCAAGGCCGGGTTCGTGGGCGCGTTCCTCGCCGTGCTGCTCGCCTCGGTGCTGGTGACGGCGCTGGGCGTGCTGGTCGAGTCCGGGGTCCGCGGCGGGCTGCCGCCGCAGCGCTACGCCGGCGCCGACGTCGTGGTCAGCGGCGTGCAGGCGCTGCCGGTCGTCGAGGACACCGACTTCGCGCTGTCCGAGCGGGTCCGGCTGCCTGGTGACGTCGTGGGTGCGGTCGCCGACGTGCCCGGGGTCGAGTCCGCGGCCGGCGACATCGGCGTGCCGGTGAGCGTGGTCGCCGACGGCGCGGTGGCCGACTCGTCGCGGCCGGTGGCCGGGCACGGCTGGTCGGCGGCGGCGCTGACGCCGTTCACGGTCGCCGAGGGCGGCGCCGCGCCGGGGCGTTCTGACGAGGTGGCGCTCGAGCAGGACCTCGCGGCCGATCTCGGCCTCGGCGCCGGCGACCACGTCGAGCTGGCCGTCGGCGGGGTCGCGGCTGACTACACGGTCACCGGCCTGGTGTCGCGGGCCGACGGCGACGACGCCCGCGAGTTGGCGGTCTTCTTGACCGACGAGCGGGCCGGCGAGCTGGCCGGGGCTCCGGACCGGTGGGACGCGGTCGGCGTGGTCGCCGCCGACGGCGAGTCCGCGTCGGCGCTGGCCGACCGCATCGCCGAGGCTGTGCCCGACCTGCGTACGTACACCGGCGACGCCCGCGGCCACGTCGAGTTCTTCGACATCGGCCAGGCCCGCGGCGAGCTGACGGTCCTGGCGGCGTCGCTGGCCGGCACGACGGTGCTGATCGCGATGTTCGTCGTGGCCGGCACCTTGGCGCTGTCCATCCAGCAGCGGCGGCGCGAGTTCGCCCTGCTGCGGGCCGTCGGCGCCACGCGCAAACAGGTCCGGCGCCTGGTCGGCGCCGAGGTCATGCTCATCTCGACGACCGCCGCGGTGCTCGGCGCCGTGCCCGGGTATTTGGCGGCGGTGGCGCTGGGCCGGGCGTTCGCCGGGTCCGGGCTGTTGCCCGCCGACTTCCAGCTGGCCATGAGCCCGGTGCCGGGTCTGGCCGCCGTCGTACTGTGCCTGGTCACTGCGCGGCTGGCGGGGTGGGTGGCGGCCAGGCGACCGGCTCGGCTCAACCCGGTCGAGGCGCTGGGCGAGAGCGCCGTCGAGGAGCCGCGGCTGGGTGCCGGCCGGGTCATCTCCGGCGTGCTGCTGATCCTGCTCGGGTTCGCGTCGTCGGGCATCCCGCTGCTGGTGCCGGGCATGGTGGGGGTGGCCGGCGCGGTCATGGGCGCCCTCCTGCTGGCCGTCGGCGTGGCGCTGCTCGGGCCGCGGGTGCTGGGCGCCGCGGCCGGGTTGCTGGGCGGGCCGGTGCGGCGGCTGTCGCCGGTGCACGGCTACCTCGCCACGGCGAACATGCGGGCCAACTCGCGCCGGCTCGCCGCCGCCGTCACCCCCATCGTGCTCGCGGTCGCGTTCGTGTCCGTCCAGGTGTTCAGCCAGAGCACGCTGGCGGCCGCGGCCGGCCGCCAGGCGGTCGACGGCGTCGTGGCCGACCACGTGGTCACCGGTCAGGACGGCGGAGTGGGCGCGGCGGTGACCGACGAGCTGCGCTCCGAGCTCGGCGACGACGCCACCGTCACGCCGGTCGTGCACAGCGAGATCGTCGTCCGCTACGACGAGCTCGGCGAGCCGACCCAGGAGGCGTACGCCGCCCAGGGGCTCGACCCCCGCGGGCTGGAGCGCACCCTCGACCTCGAGGTGCGCGAGGGCGACCTCGGCGAGCTGCGCGACGGCACGGTGGCGCTGAGCCGCACCGGCTCCGCGACGTTCGGCGCGTCCGTCGGCGAGACGGTCGACCTCGTGCTCGGCGACGGCACCGAGATCTCGCCGACGGTGGTCGCCATCTACGGCCGCGGCCTGGGCTTCGGCGACGTCACGCTGCCGCACGACCAGCTGGCGGCGCACACCACGACCGGACAGGACAGCTGGGTGCTGATCGGCGGCGGCGACGCCGACACGGTCGCGCAGGTGGCCGCGGAGCACCCGGGACTGGTCGCCGGCACCGGCGCCGACCTGAGCGCGGCCGGCTCGGCGGAGCGGGCGACGGAGTCGTCCACCACGCTGGTCGCGATCCTCGCGCTGCTCGCCTACCTGGCGGTGTCGGTGGTGAACACGCTGGTCATGGCCACGGCCGAGCGGACCCGCGAGTTCGCCCTGCTCCGCCTGGCCGGCGCCGGCCGGCGGCACGTGCTCGCGATGATGCGGGTCGAGGCGGCCGTCATCGTCGTGGTGTCGGTCGCGGTCGGCCTGCTGGTCGCACTGCCGCCGCTGGTCGGCGTCAGCATCGGCCTCACCGAGTCGCCGCTGCCGTCGATCTCGCCGGCCGGCTTCGCCGGCATCGTGCTCGGGACCGCGCTGCTCGGCTTCCTCGCCATCGGCGTCCCGGCCCGCGCCGCCATGCGCCTCCGTCCGGTCGACGCCATCGGCCTGCGCGAGTAG
- a CDS encoding ABC transporter ATP-binding protein, which translates to MRRNDVHTMTAPAIRLDAVTKVYGTGENRVTALREVGVDLATGSFTAVMGPSGSGKSTFLHCAAGLDRPTSGTVRLGDTELSALSDDELTVVRRDRIGFVFQAYNLLSSLTVEDNVSLPLRLAGRAIDRDWIARVAGSVGLGEYLQRRPAQLSGGQQQRVAIARALVTQPDAVFADEPTGALDTRTGRQVLELMRQIVVEGGQTVIMVTHDPVAASFADRVLFLADGRLTGVMEAPTAELVAERMTRLGAW; encoded by the coding sequence ATGAGGAGGAACGACGTGCACACCATGACGGCTCCCGCGATCCGGCTCGACGCCGTGACCAAGGTCTACGGCACCGGCGAGAACCGCGTGACGGCGCTGCGCGAGGTCGGGGTCGACCTCGCCACCGGCAGCTTCACCGCGGTCATGGGCCCGTCCGGGTCCGGCAAGAGCACGTTCCTGCACTGCGCGGCCGGCCTCGACCGCCCGACGTCCGGCACGGTCCGGCTGGGCGACACCGAGCTGTCCGCGCTGTCCGACGACGAGCTGACCGTCGTCCGCCGCGACCGCATCGGCTTCGTCTTCCAGGCCTACAACCTGCTGTCGTCGCTGACGGTCGAGGACAACGTGTCGCTGCCGCTGCGGCTGGCCGGTCGCGCGATCGACCGCGACTGGATCGCCCGGGTGGCCGGGTCGGTCGGGCTGGGCGAGTACCTGCAGCGCCGTCCGGCCCAGCTCTCCGGCGGTCAGCAGCAACGCGTCGCCATCGCCCGGGCGCTGGTCACGCAGCCCGACGCGGTGTTCGCCGACGAGCCCACCGGCGCGCTCGACACCCGCACCGGGCGCCAGGTGCTCGAACTGATGCGCCAGATCGTCGTCGAGGGCGGTCAGACGGTCATCATGGTCACGCACGACCCGGTCGCGGCGTCGTTCGCCGACCGCGTGCTGTTCCTGGCCGACGGCCGGCTCACCGGTGTCATGGAGGCGCCGACGGCCGAGCTGGTCGCCGAGCGCATGACGAGGCTGGGGGCGTGGTGA
- a CDS encoding NUDIX hydrolase: protein MRSRRGPVLAAGAVLWRQQPDAPDGRVELCLVHRPRYDDWSLPKGKLEDGESLLVCAVREVFEETGHRVTLGRPLQPQHYTVAGRPKIVRYWLAEADPHAAERVPDHEVDEVVFLPAGEAVRQLSYERDAELVREALRGPLRTTPLALLRHAKAVSRAAWPGPDVERPLTPEGAADLEPLGEALGTLGLRRVLSSDSVRCAETVRVFAGKQGLVAELEPHLSEESMRVPHDRHPAEAIIRSLLRDGPAMVCSHRLVLPLLFRAAGADPGRGLEPGGFAVLHHDQGHVVAVERHRPRGAGPAPVIDL from the coding sequence GTGAGGTCCAGACGTGGCCCGGTCCTCGCCGCCGGCGCCGTCCTATGGCGCCAGCAGCCGGACGCTCCGGACGGCCGGGTCGAGCTCTGCCTGGTGCACCGGCCCCGGTACGACGACTGGTCGCTGCCCAAGGGCAAGCTGGAGGACGGCGAGTCGCTGCTGGTCTGCGCGGTGCGCGAGGTGTTCGAGGAGACCGGGCACCGGGTGACGCTCGGCCGGCCGCTGCAGCCGCAGCACTACACCGTCGCCGGCCGCCCCAAGATCGTGCGCTACTGGCTGGCCGAGGCCGACCCGCACGCGGCCGAGCGGGTGCCCGACCACGAGGTCGACGAGGTGGTCTTCCTGCCGGCCGGCGAGGCGGTCCGGCAGCTGAGCTACGAGCGCGACGCCGAACTGGTCCGCGAGGCGCTGCGCGGACCGCTGCGCACCACCCCGCTGGCGCTGCTGCGCCACGCCAAGGCGGTGTCGCGGGCGGCCTGGCCCGGCCCGGACGTCGAGCGGCCGCTGACGCCCGAGGGCGCCGCCGACCTCGAACCGCTCGGCGAGGCGCTCGGCACGCTCGGCCTGCGGCGCGTGCTGTCCAGCGACTCCGTCCGGTGCGCCGAGACCGTGCGCGTGTTCGCCGGCAAGCAGGGGCTGGTGGCCGAGCTGGAGCCGCACCTGTCCGAGGAGAGCATGCGGGTGCCCCACGACCGCCACCCGGCCGAGGCGATCATCCGGTCGCTGCTGCGTGACGGTCCCGCCATGGTGTGCTCGCACCGCCTGGTGCTTCCGCTCCTGTTCCGGGCGGCCGGCGCCGACCCCGGCCGCGGGCTGGAGCCGGGCGGTTTCG
- a CDS encoding sensor histidine kinase — protein MIGRVRAAAGDTRRALPFLLRGLASSAVALVLLIRVLLVAVFTMIGVGWLAIPSTVRSVRRWAAGERRRVAGYTGRPVPPPYDPPAEPDALGAHGAPGGPAVPARELLAEPATRRDLGWLAFHGLTGLVVGLLALLLPLSVVNAAVVPVYWWAVPSDEPVQSPYPVTSWLGALGMLPLGLGWLVLTLLLVPLMARWQAGAARGLLRPTRDARLSERVTELTATRAAALEAHGAELRRIERDLHDGTQNRLVGVIMHLGIAERALRRDPQSALPLLLKAQNQAADALGELRDVVRSIYPPVLAERGLDGALAALAARCPVPCTLRAGGLRRLPAALEAAAYFVVAEALTNTAKHSGAEQVEVTVTLRPPPEPGDEEAVVIEVRDDGHGGADESGGSGLAGIRRRVAAFDGSTEVTSPAGGPTVVRAVIPCAS, from the coding sequence ATGATCGGCAGAGTGCGCGCGGCGGCCGGTGACACCCGGCGTGCATTGCCGTTCCTGCTGCGCGGCCTGGCCAGCTCCGCGGTGGCACTGGTCCTGCTGATCCGGGTGCTGCTGGTGGCCGTGTTCACGATGATCGGCGTGGGCTGGCTGGCCATCCCGTCGACAGTGCGGTCGGTGCGCCGCTGGGCCGCCGGCGAGCGCCGCCGGGTCGCCGGCTACACCGGCCGCCCGGTCCCGCCGCCGTACGACCCGCCGGCCGAACCCGACGCGCTCGGCGCGCACGGCGCGCCCGGCGGGCCCGCCGTCCCGGCCAGGGAGCTGCTGGCCGAGCCGGCCACCCGGCGCGACCTCGGCTGGCTCGCGTTCCACGGTCTCACCGGCCTGGTCGTCGGCCTCCTGGCGCTGCTCCTGCCGCTGAGCGTGGTCAACGCCGCCGTGGTCCCGGTGTACTGGTGGGCGGTGCCCAGCGACGAGCCGGTCCAGTCGCCCTACCCTGTGACCTCCTGGCTCGGCGCGCTCGGCATGCTGCCGCTCGGCCTCGGCTGGCTCGTGCTGACCCTGCTGCTGGTGCCGCTGATGGCCCGGTGGCAGGCCGGCGCGGCCCGCGGGTTGCTGCGGCCGACCCGCGACGCCAGGCTGAGCGAGCGGGTCACCGAGCTGACGGCCACTCGTGCGGCCGCGCTGGAGGCGCACGGCGCGGAGCTGCGGCGCATCGAGCGCGACCTGCACGACGGCACCCAGAACCGCCTGGTCGGCGTCATCATGCACCTGGGCATCGCCGAGCGGGCGCTGCGCCGCGACCCGCAGTCCGCGCTCCCGCTGCTGCTCAAGGCGCAGAACCAGGCCGCCGACGCGCTGGGCGAGCTGCGCGACGTCGTCCGCAGCATCTACCCGCCGGTGCTGGCCGAGCGGGGGCTCGACGGCGCGCTGGCGGCGTTGGCCGCCCGCTGCCCGGTACCGTGCACGCTGCGCGCCGGCGGGCTGCGCCGGCTGCCCGCGGCGCTCGAGGCCGCCGCGTACTTCGTCGTCGCCGAGGCGCTGACCAACACCGCGAAGCACAGCGGCGCCGAGCAGGTCGAGGTGACGGTGACGCTGCGGCCACCGCCCGAGCCGGGTGACGAGGAGGCAGTGGTGATCGAGGTCCGCGACGACGGCCACGGCGGCGCCGACGAGTCCGGCGGCAGCGGGCTGGCCGGCATCCGCCGCCGGGTCGCCGCGTTCGACGGCAGCACCGAGGTGACCAGCCCCGCCGGCGGGCCGACGGTCGTGCGGGCGGTGATCCCGTGCGCGTCGTGA